The following proteins come from a genomic window of Miscanthus floridulus cultivar M001 chromosome 2, ASM1932011v1, whole genome shotgun sequence:
- the LOC136537717 gene encoding uncharacterized protein isoform X1, which yields MGWSGTSVSGRRRWARRSCRTGGGRGGAGGVVRRTVAAPATTAPRVTEGFAHVDKQRRVHGVLSDFRCNSGSTDHLSSNIGEFKHKSSHRTSTCPPSMQRLGTEIKHDAARGVQVDKTSNDTGLCHASNTVSGMPIRPKYYLSNPNNNLKNPLTVKSCSEISDFSYQLVRSAKRSASPKMGLTSTNCSLSEKMSLLRQPRHGDNHQNQNCISALNRRHKIVTPRGATDLLNKDNVHEHLNSSLERHSQALLNNALIREKQLCCSDILNQKGPEQTWSSTYSESEKILCFSSSDSIDDLQASSSSDTSDSSNFSSLGVIASDQWNTTFKKGYYPHAACLDSTSVIYAKERGQASPISVLQPLSEDCSDSENIRRELADPYDLQLRLELGTFAPTETAAEASSIVGTSDCLSSEVELSDEKPIQLVEDILEGFEDDEERDFSYLLDILIASGIHGTAEDQMYRVCQSLDYPAGDDVFEKLEKKYIKVVQWSRSDRKLLFDMVNTILSQILAPCLNRQPWVNTTRNLAPLWGSEGLLEKVLQVLVQRREQLAPSETKPEKKGFDTKWPDLADCIDRAGRDIERMIKDDLLEELVLEFLCS from the exons ATGGGCTGGAGCGGGACCAGCGTGAGCGGCCGGCGGAGGTGGGCGCGGCGGTCCTGCCGgacgggaggaggcagaggaggagccgGTGGGGTTGTCAGGCGGACCGTCGCGGCGCCGGCGACCACTGCTCCGCGGGTTACCGAAG ggtttgctCATGTGGACAAGCAACGGCGTGTTCATGGAGTATTATCAGATTTCAGATGCAACAGTGGATCAACAGATCAT CTTTCTTCGAATATTGGGGAATTCAAGCATAAGAGCTCCCACAGAACGTCTACATGCCCTCCTAGCATGCAGAGACTTGGAACAGAAATCAAACATGATGCTGCAAGGGGAGTTCAAGTAGATAAGACCTCCAATGATACAGGATTGTGTCATGCTAGCAACACTGTTTCAGGAATGCCCATTCGACCTAAATATTATCTCAGCAATCCCAACAACAATTTGAAGAATCCTCTGACTGTAAAGAGTTGTAGTGAGATCAGTGATTTCAGTTATCAACTGGTCAGAAGTGCTAAAAGGTCAGCTTCTCCAAAGATGGGTTTAACCAGCACAAACTGTTCCCTTTCTGAGAAAATGTCTTTGCTACGTCAACCACGGCATGGTGATAATCATCAGAACCAAAACTGTATCAGTGCTTTGAATCGAAGACACAAAATCGTGACTCCTAGAGGAGCAACTGACCTTCTAAATAAAGATAATGTTCATGAACACCTTAATTCCTCATTGGAAAGACATTCACAGGCTTTGTTAAATAATGCATTGATTCGAGAAAAGCAACTGTGCTGTTCAGATATACTCAATCAAAAAGGACCTGAACAGACATGGAGCTCCACTTACAGTGAATCTGAGAAGATATTATGCTTTTCCTCCAGTGACAGCATTGATGATCTGCAAGCATCGTCTTCAAGTGACACTAGTGATAGCTCCAACTTCTCATCTCTGGGTGTAATAGCTAGTGATCAATGGAATACGACCTTCAAGAAG GGATACTACCCTCATGCTGCATGCCTAGACTCTACATCTGTCATCTACGCTAAAGAGAGAGGTCAGGCTAGCCCAATATCTGTTCTTCAACCTCTATCTGaagattgttctgattctgaaaACATCAGGCGAGAGCTTGCGGATCCATATG ATCTCCAACTGAGACTTGAGCTTGGCACATTTGCACCAACAGAGACTGCTGCGGAGGCAAGTAGCATTGTTGGAACTAGTGACTGTTTATCCTCTGAAGTGGAGCTGAGCGACGAGAAACCCATACAGCTGGTTGAGGATATTCTTGAAGGATTTGAAGATGATGAGGAAAGGGACTTCTCTTACTTGCTGGATATACTGATCGCTTCTGGAATTCATGGAACTGCCGAGGATCAAATGTACAGGGTGTGTCAGTCTCTCGACTACCCTGCTGGTGATGATGTATTCGAGAAGCTGGAAAAGAAGTACATAAAAGTTGTTCAGTGGTCAAGATCAGACAGGAAGCTTTTATTCGATATGGTCAACACAATACTATCACAAATCCTTGCCCCATGCTTGAACAGGCAACCTTGGGTCAATACTACTAGGAACTTGGCTCCACTTTGGGGCTCAGAGGGTCTCTTGGAGAAAGTCTTGCAGGTGCTAGTTCAGAGACGGGAACAACTTGCACCCAGTGAGACTAAGCCAGAGAAGAAAGGATTTGACACGAAGTGGCCAGATTTAGCAGACTGCATCGACAGGGCAGGAAGGGACATTGAGAGAATGATAAAAGATGATCTGTTGGAAGAGCTGGTCCTGGAGTTTCTGTGCAGTTAG
- the LOC136537717 gene encoding uncharacterized protein isoform X2, with translation MGWSGTSVSGRRRWARRSCRTGGGRGGAGGVVRRTVAAPATTAPRVTEGFAHVDKQRRVHGVLSDFRCNSGSTDHHKSSHRTSTCPPSMQRLGTEIKHDAARGVQVDKTSNDTGLCHASNTVSGMPIRPKYYLSNPNNNLKNPLTVKSCSEISDFSYQLVRSAKRSASPKMGLTSTNCSLSEKMSLLRQPRHGDNHQNQNCISALNRRHKIVTPRGATDLLNKDNVHEHLNSSLERHSQALLNNALIREKQLCCSDILNQKGPEQTWSSTYSESEKILCFSSSDSIDDLQASSSSDTSDSSNFSSLGVIASDQWNTTFKKGYYPHAACLDSTSVIYAKERGQASPISVLQPLSEDCSDSENIRRELADPYDLQLRLELGTFAPTETAAEASSIVGTSDCLSSEVELSDEKPIQLVEDILEGFEDDEERDFSYLLDILIASGIHGTAEDQMYRVCQSLDYPAGDDVFEKLEKKYIKVVQWSRSDRKLLFDMVNTILSQILAPCLNRQPWVNTTRNLAPLWGSEGLLEKVLQVLVQRREQLAPSETKPEKKGFDTKWPDLADCIDRAGRDIERMIKDDLLEELVLEFLCS, from the exons ATGGGCTGGAGCGGGACCAGCGTGAGCGGCCGGCGGAGGTGGGCGCGGCGGTCCTGCCGgacgggaggaggcagaggaggagccgGTGGGGTTGTCAGGCGGACCGTCGCGGCGCCGGCGACCACTGCTCCGCGGGTTACCGAAG ggtttgctCATGTGGACAAGCAACGGCGTGTTCATGGAGTATTATCAGATTTCAGATGCAACAGTGGATCAACAGATCAT CATAAGAGCTCCCACAGAACGTCTACATGCCCTCCTAGCATGCAGAGACTTGGAACAGAAATCAAACATGATGCTGCAAGGGGAGTTCAAGTAGATAAGACCTCCAATGATACAGGATTGTGTCATGCTAGCAACACTGTTTCAGGAATGCCCATTCGACCTAAATATTATCTCAGCAATCCCAACAACAATTTGAAGAATCCTCTGACTGTAAAGAGTTGTAGTGAGATCAGTGATTTCAGTTATCAACTGGTCAGAAGTGCTAAAAGGTCAGCTTCTCCAAAGATGGGTTTAACCAGCACAAACTGTTCCCTTTCTGAGAAAATGTCTTTGCTACGTCAACCACGGCATGGTGATAATCATCAGAACCAAAACTGTATCAGTGCTTTGAATCGAAGACACAAAATCGTGACTCCTAGAGGAGCAACTGACCTTCTAAATAAAGATAATGTTCATGAACACCTTAATTCCTCATTGGAAAGACATTCACAGGCTTTGTTAAATAATGCATTGATTCGAGAAAAGCAACTGTGCTGTTCAGATATACTCAATCAAAAAGGACCTGAACAGACATGGAGCTCCACTTACAGTGAATCTGAGAAGATATTATGCTTTTCCTCCAGTGACAGCATTGATGATCTGCAAGCATCGTCTTCAAGTGACACTAGTGATAGCTCCAACTTCTCATCTCTGGGTGTAATAGCTAGTGATCAATGGAATACGACCTTCAAGAAG GGATACTACCCTCATGCTGCATGCCTAGACTCTACATCTGTCATCTACGCTAAAGAGAGAGGTCAGGCTAGCCCAATATCTGTTCTTCAACCTCTATCTGaagattgttctgattctgaaaACATCAGGCGAGAGCTTGCGGATCCATATG ATCTCCAACTGAGACTTGAGCTTGGCACATTTGCACCAACAGAGACTGCTGCGGAGGCAAGTAGCATTGTTGGAACTAGTGACTGTTTATCCTCTGAAGTGGAGCTGAGCGACGAGAAACCCATACAGCTGGTTGAGGATATTCTTGAAGGATTTGAAGATGATGAGGAAAGGGACTTCTCTTACTTGCTGGATATACTGATCGCTTCTGGAATTCATGGAACTGCCGAGGATCAAATGTACAGGGTGTGTCAGTCTCTCGACTACCCTGCTGGTGATGATGTATTCGAGAAGCTGGAAAAGAAGTACATAAAAGTTGTTCAGTGGTCAAGATCAGACAGGAAGCTTTTATTCGATATGGTCAACACAATACTATCACAAATCCTTGCCCCATGCTTGAACAGGCAACCTTGGGTCAATACTACTAGGAACTTGGCTCCACTTTGGGGCTCAGAGGGTCTCTTGGAGAAAGTCTTGCAGGTGCTAGTTCAGAGACGGGAACAACTTGCACCCAGTGAGACTAAGCCAGAGAAGAAAGGATTTGACACGAAGTGGCCAGATTTAGCAGACTGCATCGACAGGGCAGGAAGGGACATTGAGAGAATGATAAAAGATGATCTGTTGGAAGAGCTGGTCCTGGAGTTTCTGTGCAGTTAG